One window from the genome of Haloprofundus halobius encodes:
- a CDS encoding sulfite oxidase-like oxidoreductase: protein MSENVTGLYEEFGGERLPPGQRKTERFPVLSKSGTPSWDPASWQFDVWGAVDEQLQFSYEEFKDLPSETQVQDFHCVTGWSKFDCEFTGVTFPTLAELAGVDDDAVHVMFHALDGYTTNLSLEECMRDEVLFVYEYDGESLPADHGGPLRVVTPHKYAYKGAKWVEGVEFLTEPERGYWEKRGYSNTANPWNEERYS, encoded by the coding sequence ATGTCCGAGAACGTCACTGGTCTCTACGAGGAGTTCGGCGGGGAGCGCCTGCCACCCGGCCAGCGAAAGACCGAGCGGTTCCCGGTGCTCTCGAAGAGCGGGACGCCATCGTGGGACCCGGCGTCGTGGCAGTTCGACGTGTGGGGCGCGGTGGACGAGCAGTTGCAGTTCTCCTACGAGGAGTTCAAAGACCTGCCCTCCGAAACGCAAGTACAGGACTTCCACTGCGTCACCGGGTGGAGCAAGTTCGACTGCGAGTTCACGGGCGTGACGTTCCCGACGCTCGCGGAGCTGGCGGGCGTCGACGACGACGCGGTACACGTCATGTTCCACGCACTCGACGGCTACACAACGAACCTCTCGCTGGAGGAGTGCATGCGCGACGAGGTGCTGTTCGTCTACGAGTACGACGGCGAATCGCTCCCGGCGGACCACGGCGGCCCCCTCCGCGTCGTCACCCCGCACAAGTACGCCTACAAAGGGGCCAAATGGGTCGAGGGCGTCGAGTTCCTCACCGAACCCGAGCGCGGCTACTGGGAGAAGCGCGGGTACTCGAACACGGCGAATCCGTGGAACGAGGAGCGGTACAGCTAG